Proteins found in one Rissa tridactyla isolate bRisTri1 chromosome 27, bRisTri1.patW.cur.20221130, whole genome shotgun sequence genomic segment:
- the LOC128901668 gene encoding butyrophilin subfamily 3 member A2-like, translating to MERAPLTPRSPLAMQRPELTWAQSPSLCVLLRPQAEFRVVGPDRPLLATVGQDIVLPCHLSPRADARSWEIWWIRHQFSETVHLYRNGEDLYGAQMEEYVGRTELVRDGLSNGTLDLRLAGVRPSDDGQYVCTVRDAASYGEAMVELEVAAMGSVPLLSLEAHQDGGIRVVCGSAGWYPQPEVLWKAANGQRLPSVSQRRSSDERGLFEIQDVVVVSGKGDGNLSCVVRNSRLEQEQASSLHISAPFFHNVIHWMAALGVFLVLSVASFGVIAYLWRRKVVLSRALGESFWPLPPAKPPEKGAPWEGCGSGWLLIALWSLVWVDGAQKGTGEHWVWERGPGGDLSHGEKWGPVISQLKSG from the exons ATGGAGCGGGCACCGCTCACGCCACGCTCGCCCCTTGCCATGCAACGCCCCGAATTAACGTGGGCGCAATCTCCgtctctctgtgtccttctccgTCCCCAAGCTGAGTTCAGAGTGGTGGGACCAGACCGACCTCTCCTTGCCACCGTGGGGCAGGACATCGTGCTGCCGTGTCACTTGTCCCCACGCGCGGACGCTCGGAGCTGGGAGATCTGGTGGATCCGGCACCAGTTCTCGGAAACGGTGCATCTCTACCGAAATGGAGAGGACCTGTATGGGGCACAGATGGAGGAATACGTTGGAAGGACAGAGTTGGTCAGAGATGGTCTCTCCAATGGGACCCTGGACTTGCGACTCGCTGGGGTGAGACCCTCTGATGATGGCCAGTACGTCTGCACTGTGAGAGATGCTGCCTCTTATGGAGAAGCCAtggtggagctggaggtggcag ccatgggctccgtccctctcctctctctggagGCTCACCAGGACGGAGGCATCCGGGTGGTGTGTGGATCGGCCGGCTGGTACCCGCAACCGGAGGTGCTGTGGAAGGCTGCCAACGGGCAGCGTCTGCCCTCGGTCTCCCAGAGACGTTCCTCTGACGAGAGGGGCCTGTTTGAGATCCAAGATGTCGTCGTGGTGAGCGGGAAGGGCGATGGGAACTTGTCGTGCGTGGTGAGGAACAGCcgcctggagcaggagcaggcgtCGTCCCTGCACATCTCAG ctcccTTTTTCCACAATGTCATTCACTGGATGGCAGCTCTGGGTGTCTTTCTCGTTCTTTCAGTGGCGTCATTTGGCGTCATCGCTTATCTCTGGCGAAGGAAAG tggTGCTGTCCAGAGCGCTGGGTGAGTCCTTCTGGCCCCTGCCACCAGCGAAGCCTCCTGAGAAAGGAGCCCCCTGGGAGGGATGTGGCTCTGGGTGGCTCTTGATCGCCCTGTGGTCGTTGGTCTGGGTTGATGGAGCCCAGAAGGGGACTGGAGAGCACTGGGTCTGGGAACGGGGCCCAGGAGGTGACCTAAGTCATGGGGAGAAGTGGGGACCCGTAATCAGTCAGCTTAAATCAGGCTGA
- the LOC128901688 gene encoding butyrophilin subfamily 1 member A1-like, whose protein sequence is MLHLLLSPADVVTLDPNTAHCKLVLSEDLRCVRRKTKKDTQKVPNNQKLPDTPERFLSGCCVLGQEGFREGRHCWEVEVEVEVGGESRWGVGVARESVERKKFADWSPERGIWAVQHSYGQFVSLTSPRTPLPQSPLPSRIWVCLDCARGLVTFLHADTGVEIFTFPPASFKGETLRPWFWVGTEKTQLCLRGSAPQTLIPPSLPSPAAGSPCPSPETPRAPLLDPAGDVHPSAPAQGAEGE, encoded by the coding sequence ATGCTCCAtctcctcctgtcccctgcagaCGTGGTGACCCTGGATCCAAACACGGCTCATTGCAAACTTGTCCTGTCAGAGGATTTGAGATGTGTGAGACGCAAAACTAAAAAGGACACCCAGAAGGTGCCCAACAACCAGAAATTGCCCGACACCCCTGAGAGATTTCTGAGTGGCTGCTGCGTGCTGGGCCAGGAGGGGTTCCGGGAGGGGAGACActgctgggaggtggaggtggaggtggaggtgggaggCGAGTCGCGGTGGGGTGTTGGGGTGGCCAGGGAGtctgtggagaggaaaaagtTCGCGGACTGGAGCCCTGAAAGAGGGATCTGGGCAGTGCAGCACAGCTATGGGCAGTTTGTCTCTCTCACCTCTCcccgcacccccctcccccagtccccgctccccagcaggatCTGGGTCTGTCTGGACTGCGCCCGGGGGCTGGTGACTTTCCTCCATGCCGACACCGGGGTCGAGATCTTCACGTTCCCACCAGCCTCGTTCAAAGGGGAGACCCTGCGCCCCTGGTTTTGGGTAGGAACAGAGAAAACCCAGCTGTGCCTGAGGGGCAGCGCCCCCCAGACCCtcatccccccttccctcccctccccagccgccggcagcccctgcccttctccGGAGACTCCCCGCGCTCCTCTCCTGGATCCTGCGGGAGAtgtccatccctctgccccagcccagggagcagagggggagtga
- the LOC128901700 gene encoding butyrophilin subfamily 1 member A1-like, which produces MLRLLLSPADVVTLDPNTAHSQLVLSADRRLVRWQREERDLPDIPERFTYWFCVLGQERFREGRHSWEVEVEGEVGGESRWGVGVAKEFVERKGISFLIPDEGIWAVRHKPGRFASLTSPRTLLPRSPLPSRIWVCLDCTQGLVTFLDADTGVEIFTFPPASFKGETLRPWFWTNVLKERKKPPERERERNRCG; this is translated from the exons ATGCTGCggctcctcctgtcccctgcagaCGTGGTGACCCTGGATCCAAACACGGCTCATTCCCAACTCGTCCTGTCGGCCGATCGGAGGCTCGTGAGGTGGCAAAGAGAAGAGCGGGACCTGCCCGACATCCCGGAGAGATTTACCTATTGGTTCTGTGTTTTGGGCCAGGAGAGGTTCCGGGAGGGGAGACACAgttgggaggtggaggtggagggggaggtgggaggcgAGTCGCGGTGGGGCGTCGGGGTGGCCAAGGAGTTTGTGGAGAGGAAAGGGATATCCTTCCTGATCCCGGACGAAGGGATCTGGGCGGTGAGGCACAAGCCAGGGCGTTTCGCGTCTCTCACCTCTCCTCGCACCCTCCTCCCCCggtccccgctccccagcaggatCTGGGTCTGTCTGGACTGCACACAGGGGCTGGTGACTTTCCTCGATGCCGACACCGGGGTCGAGATCTTCACGTTCCCACCAGCCTCGTTCAAAGGGGAGACCCTGCGCCCCTGGTTTTGG ACAAATGTCCTGAAAGAACGCAAAAAacctccagagagagagagagagcggaaCCGGTGCGGGTGA